Within the Staphylococcus argenteus genome, the region TAGTTTTTTCTTCACCATCTCTTGTCATTGATAAGTGATGTTCTAACTCGCTATAATCAAAATTCGAACTAAAAAATGTAGGTAATTCATGTACCATACGATAATGTAACAATGGACCAATTACTTCATCCCTTACCCACGGTGTTACTTCCTCTGCGCCTATGTCGTCAAGCATTAGAATATTCGCTTCTCTTACACGATGTAATTTCTTTTCGAAAGAACCATCCTTAAAGCCACCCTTTAATGTTCTAATAAACTCAGGTAAATAAATAATTGTAGAGCGCACTTTTTTTGATTTAAGTTGATTTGCAATCGCACCTAGAATAAAAGATTTCCCTGTACCAAACGGTCCATATAAATATAATCCCTTAACCGTGTCTCCATTAGTAATTGCTGTGCAAATTTCATCTGCTGCCATCGCTACATCTAATCTATCTCGATTATTCATATAAATATCTTTTAGCTTTGCATTTAAAGTATCTCGTTGCATATGATGAGATGTAATCAATTCTGCTTCAAAACGTTCTTCGTCATATTTAATTTTACACGGACATTGCAAATAGCGAATTTTGATGCGATTGTTATCAACATATAACTCTGGAACATGACCTTTCACGAAATTAGGACAATCTGCAAATTTATGACCATCATAATGTTTTTGTTGATCTTTATATTCTTGTAGAACATTCAAATCTTCATCAATCATTGCATTTGTTAATTCAGACTGATGTTCCTGTAGAAACTGTTTAACATCTGGGTCATTGATGACTTCATTTTTTATTTTTTTAATTCTTTTTTCAAAATCATTAGATGTACCCATTATATTTTTAAATTGCTTCATTATTGACTGTCCTCCTCCCATTTTTTAGATAATTTATCTAAAAATGCTTGTCGATCTTGTTCTAATTGTTG harbors:
- the dnaI gene encoding primosomal protein DnaI, with protein sequence MKQFKNIMGTSNDFEKRIKKIKNEVINDPDVKQFLQEHQSELTNAMIDEDLNVLQEYKDQQKHYDGHKFADCPNFVKGHVPELYVDNNRIKIRYLQCPCKIKYDEERFEAELITSHHMQRDTLNAKLKDIYMNNRDRLDVAMAADEICTAITNGDTVKGLYLYGPFGTGKSFILGAIANQLKSKKVRSTIIYLPEFIRTLKGGFKDGSFEKKLHRVREANILMLDDIGAEEVTPWVRDEVIGPLLHYRMVHELPTFFSSNFDYSELEHHLSMTRDGEEKTKAARIIERVKSLSTPYFLSGENFRNN